From a region of the Burkholderia lata genome:
- a CDS encoding periplasmic heavy metal sensor, translating into MSERGWKFVLVGSVVLNVFMLGAIGGGAYQWFSTHRDLRAAGAPASRTALRFAADELPDTRQQEFAAALKAARKDGRDFAREGRDDRITVLDLLAAPQLDRTAIDAALDRTRAADTALRTQVERSVVDFAATLTPDERAKFVDGLRRSGNWRLPPKFQKKQGDAASK; encoded by the coding sequence ATGAGTGAGCGTGGCTGGAAATTCGTCCTCGTCGGTTCGGTCGTGCTGAATGTGTTCATGCTCGGCGCGATCGGCGGCGGCGCATATCAGTGGTTTTCGACGCATCGCGACCTGCGGGCCGCGGGCGCACCGGCGTCGCGCACCGCACTGCGTTTCGCCGCGGACGAATTGCCGGACACGCGCCAGCAGGAATTCGCCGCGGCACTGAAGGCGGCGCGCAAGGACGGCCGCGATTTCGCACGGGAAGGGCGCGACGACCGGATCACCGTGCTGGATCTGCTCGCCGCGCCGCAACTCGATCGCACGGCGATCGACGCCGCGCTGGACCGCACGCGTGCGGCCGATACCGCGCTGCGTACGCAGGTCGAGCGCAGCGTCGTCGATTTCGCGGCGACGCTGACGCCGGACGAGCGCGCGAAGTTCGTCGACGGATTGCGGCGTAGCGGTAACTGGCGGTTGCCGCCGAAGTTTCAGAAGAAGCAGGGCGACGCGGCGAGCAAGTAA
- a CDS encoding MFS transporter, whose protein sequence is MSTNHMSIEDVPLNGFHQLLTIRSGGGWLMDGYVLSIIGVAMVQFSDALGLTGFWQGMVAASALIGIFFGGFIGGWLSDRLGRKKPYFFGPVIFFACSLAQLWVHSGEALFVLRFLIGIGVGIEYPVAGSLLVEFMPRKYRGPRLAMLTIIWFFGAALAYIVGNIILGSGGPDAWRWVLASPAVIGLALFVVRIGTPESPRWLLSKGRVAEADDVIRTVYGPSFSVKNLPEEQTEKKISLWALLHSGYGKRMLFVSVFWSCSVIPVFAVYSFAPRVLEALHLTGKWESFGSVAITLLFVVGCIIATWIINELGRRAMVIHSFLWSGLALLGLGACSGGSAVLILVLFGAYAVLIGGAQVLQLVYPNEIFPTDIRAFAVGMGASLSRIGAAVGTWLVPIALQTVGIGNTMYAAAAVSFVGLIASLALAPETRSLSLQEAASLNH, encoded by the coding sequence ATGTCAACGAATCACATGTCCATCGAGGATGTTCCGCTCAATGGATTCCACCAGTTGCTCACGATCCGTTCGGGCGGCGGCTGGCTCATGGACGGCTACGTGCTGAGCATCATCGGCGTCGCGATGGTGCAGTTCTCCGACGCGCTTGGCCTGACCGGCTTCTGGCAAGGCATGGTCGCCGCGTCCGCGCTGATCGGCATCTTCTTCGGCGGCTTCATCGGCGGCTGGCTCAGCGACCGCCTCGGGCGGAAGAAACCCTACTTCTTCGGCCCCGTGATCTTCTTCGCCTGCTCGCTCGCGCAGCTGTGGGTCCACTCGGGCGAAGCGCTGTTCGTGCTGCGTTTCCTGATCGGCATCGGCGTGGGCATCGAATACCCGGTCGCCGGTTCGCTGCTCGTCGAGTTCATGCCGCGCAAGTATCGCGGGCCGCGCCTCGCGATGCTGACGATCATCTGGTTCTTCGGCGCGGCGCTCGCGTACATCGTCGGCAACATCATCCTCGGCAGCGGCGGCCCCGATGCGTGGCGCTGGGTGCTGGCCAGCCCGGCCGTGATCGGTCTCGCGCTGTTCGTCGTGCGCATCGGCACGCCCGAATCGCCGCGCTGGCTGCTCAGCAAGGGGCGCGTTGCCGAAGCCGACGACGTGATCCGGACAGTCTACGGCCCGTCGTTCTCGGTGAAGAACCTGCCGGAAGAGCAAACCGAAAAGAAGATCTCGCTGTGGGCACTGCTGCACTCGGGCTACGGCAAGCGGATGCTGTTCGTATCGGTGTTCTGGAGCTGCTCCGTGATTCCCGTGTTCGCCGTCTACTCGTTCGCGCCGCGCGTGCTCGAGGCGCTGCACCTGACCGGCAAGTGGGAATCGTTCGGCTCCGTGGCGATCACGTTGCTGTTCGTGGTCGGCTGCATCATCGCGACGTGGATCATCAACGAACTCGGCCGCCGCGCGATGGTGATCCACAGCTTCCTCTGGTCGGGCCTCGCGCTGCTGGGCCTCGGCGCCTGTTCGGGCGGCTCGGCCGTGCTGATCCTCGTGCTGTTCGGTGCGTATGCGGTGCTGATCGGCGGCGCGCAGGTCCTGCAGCTCGTCTACCCGAATGAAATCTTCCCGACCGACATTCGCGCATTCGCGGTCGGCATGGGCGCATCGCTGTCACGCATCGGCGCGGCCGTCGGCACCTGGCTCGTGCCGATCGCGCTGCAGACCGTCGGCATCGGCAACACCATGTACGCAGCGGCCGCCGTCTCGTTCGTCGGGCTGATCGCATCGCTCGCGCTGGCGCCCGAGACACGCTCGCTCAGCCTGCAAGAGGCCGCGTCGCTCAACCACTGA
- a CDS encoding purple acid phosphatase family protein — MSNQDNSPIQPNEPAASVSRRGFLKLAGVSGLATAAGGLAAARAAASNPDGTPEQVHLTWGNDPTSEVVISWASLASAVNPRARIVADGEPARTVHGVQRLYTDGLNGETVFAYHARVHGLKPNTRYRYEITADNDSNAAQPFSANFSTAPRGRAPFRFTSYGDLATPNGAWVLSSPQSRFAVQAVEQFQPLFHLLNGDLCYANLNPAHQPEVWRDFGNNNQTSAANRPWMPCPGNHEIEFNNGPQGLDSYLARYTLPENGTRFQGRWYSFRVSSVLFVSLDADDVVYQDAAAFVGGPAPLVPAASTGRPPIEPGTSFYVRGYSNGEQTRWLEHTLRHAAHDDDIDWIVVQMHQDALSSSKTGNGSDKGIREAWLPLFDRYGVDLVLCGHDHDYERSYPVRGCNHRAGVDATTGEVVETLQPRPVGSNDPDRTKFDTSHGTIHLILGGGGTSAPLDVYGENPATGFARAKVFTKPNRPVPGTAPNTFVREPADALEDAIWSARRDTGTGYGIAVFDHDPGKPGGHTTITMRYYHAPGADQQPTADYELFETIELSKKRNER, encoded by the coding sequence ATGTCGAACCAGGACAACTCCCCGATCCAGCCGAACGAGCCGGCCGCGTCCGTCTCGCGTCGCGGCTTCCTGAAACTCGCCGGCGTATCCGGCCTCGCCACCGCCGCCGGTGGCCTCGCGGCAGCCAGGGCCGCCGCGTCGAACCCGGACGGCACGCCCGAACAGGTCCACCTGACGTGGGGCAACGACCCGACGTCGGAAGTCGTGATCTCGTGGGCCTCGCTCGCGTCGGCCGTCAATCCGCGCGCGCGCATCGTCGCCGACGGCGAGCCGGCGCGCACCGTGCACGGCGTCCAGCGCCTGTACACCGACGGCCTGAATGGCGAGACGGTATTCGCGTACCACGCACGCGTGCACGGGCTGAAACCGAATACGCGCTACCGCTACGAGATCACAGCCGACAACGACAGCAACGCCGCGCAGCCGTTCTCCGCGAATTTCTCGACCGCGCCACGCGGCCGCGCGCCGTTCCGCTTCACGAGCTACGGCGATCTCGCGACGCCGAACGGCGCGTGGGTGCTGTCGTCGCCGCAAAGCCGCTTCGCGGTGCAGGCCGTCGAGCAGTTCCAGCCGCTGTTCCACCTGCTGAACGGCGATCTCTGCTATGCGAACCTGAACCCCGCGCACCAGCCCGAGGTGTGGCGCGATTTCGGCAACAACAACCAGACGTCGGCCGCGAATCGTCCGTGGATGCCGTGCCCCGGCAATCACGAGATCGAGTTCAACAACGGCCCGCAGGGGCTCGACTCATATCTCGCCCGCTATACGCTGCCGGAGAACGGCACGCGCTTCCAGGGCCGCTGGTACAGCTTCCGCGTGAGCTCGGTGCTGTTCGTGTCGCTCGATGCGGACGATGTGGTGTACCAGGACGCCGCCGCGTTCGTCGGCGGCCCTGCGCCGCTCGTGCCGGCCGCGAGCACGGGCCGCCCGCCGATCGAGCCCGGCACGTCGTTCTACGTGCGCGGCTACAGCAACGGCGAGCAGACGCGCTGGCTCGAACACACGCTGCGTCATGCCGCGCATGACGACGACATCGACTGGATCGTCGTGCAGATGCACCAGGACGCACTCAGTTCGTCGAAGACGGGCAACGGTTCCGACAAAGGCATTCGCGAAGCCTGGCTGCCGCTGTTCGACCGTTACGGCGTCGACCTCGTGCTGTGCGGCCACGATCACGACTACGAGCGCAGCTACCCGGTGCGCGGCTGCAATCACCGCGCGGGCGTCGACGCGACGACCGGCGAAGTCGTCGAGACGCTGCAGCCGCGTCCGGTCGGCTCGAACGACCCGGACCGCACGAAGTTCGACACGAGCCACGGCACGATCCACCTGATCCTCGGCGGCGGCGGCACCAGCGCGCCGCTCGACGTGTACGGCGAGAACCCGGCGACCGGCTTTGCGCGGGCGAAGGTGTTCACGAAGCCGAACCGGCCGGTGCCGGGCACGGCGCCGAACACGTTCGTGCGCGAGCCGGCCGATGCGCTCGAGGATGCGATCTGGTCCGCGCGCCGCGATACGGGCACCGGCTACGGGATCGCCGTGTTCGATCACGACCCGGGCAAGCCGGGCGGTCACACGACGATCACGATGCGCTACTACCACGCGCCGGGCGCCGACCAGCAACCGACCGCCGACTACGAGCTGTTCGAGACGATCGAGCTGAGCAAGAAGCGCAACGAACGGTGA
- a CDS encoding alpha/beta hydrolase, translating to MRPPSRWTRAWLLAVALTLHGYPAHAQSQPKVVDIPTRPGVTQRFLFIAPDAPKAAAILYAGGHGGLQLEPSGRFGWGAGNFLVRTRQLFVNDGIAVAVIDAPSDRQSAPYLNGFRLSQEHADDARAVIAWLREQLHVPVWLVGTSRGTQSAASIAIALAGGGGPDGIVLTSTILREDRGGTAVTDMNLASLRIPVLVVHHEKDGCKYCPVSETDTLLKKLDQSSKAELMIVSGGTSRGDPCEAFAYHGFNGLESGVVDAISAWMLAR from the coding sequence ATGCGTCCGCCGTCGCGCTGGACCCGCGCGTGGCTGCTTGCCGTCGCGCTGACGCTGCACGGCTATCCGGCGCATGCGCAGAGCCAGCCCAAGGTCGTCGACATTCCGACCCGTCCCGGCGTGACGCAACGGTTTCTCTTCATCGCGCCGGACGCACCGAAGGCCGCGGCCATTCTGTATGCCGGCGGACATGGCGGGCTGCAACTGGAACCGTCCGGACGATTTGGATGGGGCGCAGGCAACTTTCTCGTCCGCACCAGGCAGCTGTTCGTGAACGACGGCATCGCCGTCGCGGTCATCGATGCACCGAGCGACCGGCAATCCGCGCCCTACCTCAACGGCTTTCGACTCTCGCAGGAACACGCCGACGATGCGCGTGCCGTGATCGCCTGGTTGCGGGAGCAACTGCACGTACCGGTGTGGCTGGTCGGAACGAGCCGCGGCACCCAGTCCGCCGCGTCCATTGCGATTGCACTGGCCGGCGGCGGCGGGCCCGACGGTATCGTGCTGACGTCCACCATCCTCCGCGAAGATCGAGGCGGTACCGCGGTCACCGACATGAACCTGGCCAGCCTCAGGATTCCGGTGCTCGTCGTTCACCACGAGAAAGACGGTTGCAAGTATTGTCCGGTGTCCGAAACGGATACGCTGTTGAAGAAGCTGGACCAGTCTTCGAAGGCCGAACTGATGATCGTGTCGGGCGGCACGTCCCGGGGCGATCCGTGCGAAGCGTTTGCCTATCACGGCTTCAATGGCCTGGAGAGCGGCGTGGTCGACGCGATCTCCGCGTGGATGCTGGCACGTTGA
- a CDS encoding RNA polymerase sigma factor codes for MQPETDADETDLAEAVCDARGDPEPPVWRGRVMARRMQGEHDDELQSAGGRINDRAAAQTRDALERTALSDGDPDAALVARVGARDASAVRMLVARKLPRLLALATRMLGDRTEAEDVAQETFLRIWKQAPGWREGEARFDTWLHRVVLNLCYDRLRGRREEPVDVLPDVPDPQPEPAARAEIRSRDARVRQALAALPARQREALVLQYYQEMSNVEAANLMGITVDALESLLARARRNLRAQLAGDSPSEDIR; via the coding sequence ATGCAGCCTGAAACGGATGCCGATGAAACGGACCTTGCCGAGGCCGTGTGCGATGCGCGCGGCGATCCTGAACCGCCAGTGTGGCGGGGCCGGGTAATGGCGCGGCGCATGCAAGGAGAGCACGACGATGAGCTTCAGTCCGCCGGCGGGCGCATCAACGATCGCGCCGCGGCACAGACGCGCGATGCGCTGGAGCGCACGGCGTTGAGCGACGGCGATCCGGACGCGGCCCTGGTCGCACGGGTTGGCGCGCGCGACGCGTCGGCCGTGCGCATGCTCGTCGCGCGCAAGCTGCCGCGGCTGCTCGCACTCGCGACACGCATGCTCGGCGATCGCACGGAAGCCGAGGACGTCGCACAGGAGACGTTCTTGCGGATCTGGAAACAGGCGCCGGGCTGGCGCGAAGGCGAGGCACGGTTCGACACGTGGCTGCATCGCGTCGTGCTGAATCTGTGCTACGACCGCTTGCGCGGCCGCCGCGAGGAACCGGTCGACGTGTTGCCCGACGTACCCGATCCGCAACCGGAGCCGGCCGCCCGTGCGGAGATCCGCTCGCGCGACGCGCGCGTGCGGCAGGCGCTCGCGGCGTTGCCCGCGCGGCAGCGCGAAGCGCTCGTGCTCCAGTACTATCAGGAAATGTCGAACGTGGAGGCGGCCAACCTGATGGGCATTACCGTCGACGCGCTGGAAAGCCTGCTCGCGCGTGCGCGGCGAAACTTGCGCGCGCAACTGGCCGGCGATTCACCTAGCGAGGACATCCGATGA
- a CDS encoding GntR family transcriptional regulator produces MSRQKLQTASPDAESGGSADRKNVMAETLRRRIVSMELAPGAVVDELALSEEFGLSRPPVRELMRQMAAEGYLELEPNRPARVSPMGYQSLRSFFLAAPLIYVATTQLAASHATAEEVERLKAIQAQFRAAIEENDLQARVLQNDAFHFEIGRIARNAYLMPSLRRVLIDHARLGKIFYRSPATSDMQHDLETAVTQHDEIIEAIAQRDAQRAGELVRSHMELSRRRMAEYVIPEGLDVPIQF; encoded by the coding sequence ATGTCCAGACAGAAGCTTCAGACCGCCTCACCGGATGCCGAATCCGGCGGCTCGGCGGATCGCAAGAACGTAATGGCGGAGACACTGCGGCGACGCATCGTGAGCATGGAGCTCGCGCCCGGCGCCGTGGTCGACGAGCTCGCGCTCAGCGAGGAATTCGGACTCTCCCGCCCGCCGGTGCGCGAACTGATGCGCCAGATGGCGGCGGAAGGCTATCTCGAGCTCGAGCCGAACCGGCCGGCCCGCGTGTCGCCGATGGGTTATCAGTCGCTGCGCAGCTTTTTCCTGGCCGCGCCGCTGATCTACGTCGCGACGACCCAGCTGGCGGCAAGCCACGCGACGGCGGAAGAAGTGGAACGGCTGAAGGCGATCCAGGCACAGTTTCGCGCCGCGATCGAGGAGAACGACCTGCAGGCGCGCGTGCTGCAGAACGACGCGTTCCACTTCGAGATCGGCCGGATCGCGCGCAACGCGTACCTGATGCCGAGCCTGCGCCGCGTGCTGATCGATCACGCCCGCCTCGGCAAGATTTTCTATCGCTCGCCGGCGACGAGCGACATGCAGCACGACCTGGAAACCGCAGTCACGCAGCACGACGAGATCATCGAAGCGATTGCGCAGCGCGACGCGCAGCGTGCCGGCGAGCTGGTCCGCAGCCACATGGAGCTGTCGCGCCGCCGCATGGCCGAGTACGTGATCCCGGAAGGCCTGGACGTACCCATCCAGTTTTAA
- a CDS encoding DUF1800 domain-containing protein, protein MDHPNDITPAAIALNRFGLGARADEAPLADPKAALVAQFDRYDARPAAWAGEPDAVALATRFANARNAMTANDPATKRATEQSIRRDGNDTYRSAVVARMNSALNAPAPFVERLVHFWANHFAVSVDKGPVAAYAGAFERDAIRPHVLGRFEDMVVAVEQHPAMQLFLDQARSVGPDSPAALRAEARNPTAKRGLNENLAREIMELHTLGVRTGYTQADVTEFARALTGWSIAGGRGPQPGDAAPGAFVFRPKLHEPGVRTVMGRSYDQAGEAQARAILHDLAHSEATGRHIAFQLARHFVADNPPPALTDRLARAFDASGGDLPTVYRALVDAPDAWAPVNRKFKTPWEWAVSSLRGLGWRDSGDLKVAPLLTQLGQPVWRPGSPAGYDDVAASWAAPDALVRRVELAQRLAARTGDRLDPRTLGNTLLAGSLSAPTATALSRAESATTSLALLLVSPDFQRR, encoded by the coding sequence ATGGACCACCCGAACGACATCACACCGGCCGCCATCGCGCTGAACCGCTTCGGTCTCGGCGCGCGCGCCGACGAAGCGCCGCTTGCCGACCCGAAGGCGGCGCTGGTCGCGCAATTCGACCGTTACGACGCGCGGCCGGCCGCGTGGGCCGGCGAGCCGGACGCGGTGGCGCTCGCGACGCGCTTCGCGAACGCGCGCAATGCGATGACGGCCAACGATCCGGCAACGAAGCGCGCGACCGAGCAGTCGATCCGGCGCGACGGCAACGACACGTATCGCAGCGCCGTCGTTGCGCGGATGAACAGCGCGCTGAATGCGCCCGCGCCGTTCGTCGAGCGTCTCGTGCATTTCTGGGCGAACCATTTCGCGGTGTCGGTCGATAAGGGACCGGTGGCGGCCTACGCGGGCGCGTTCGAACGCGACGCGATCCGTCCGCACGTGCTCGGCCGTTTCGAGGACATGGTGGTCGCCGTCGAACAGCATCCCGCGATGCAGCTGTTCCTCGACCAGGCGCGCTCGGTCGGCCCCGACAGCCCGGCCGCGCTGCGTGCCGAAGCGCGCAATCCGACGGCCAAGCGCGGGCTCAACGAGAATCTCGCGCGCGAAATCATGGAACTGCACACGCTCGGCGTGCGCACGGGTTACACGCAGGCCGACGTGACGGAATTCGCGCGTGCGCTGACCGGCTGGAGCATCGCCGGCGGGCGCGGCCCGCAGCCCGGCGATGCGGCGCCCGGCGCGTTTGTGTTCCGCCCGAAACTGCACGAACCCGGCGTGCGGACCGTGATGGGGCGCAGCTATGACCAGGCCGGCGAAGCGCAGGCGCGCGCGATCCTGCACGACCTCGCACATTCGGAGGCGACCGGCCGGCATATCGCGTTCCAGCTTGCCCGCCATTTCGTCGCCGACAATCCGCCGCCTGCGCTGACTGACCGGCTCGCCCGCGCGTTCGATGCAAGCGGCGGCGATTTGCCGACCGTCTATCGCGCGCTCGTCGACGCGCCCGATGCGTGGGCGCCGGTCAACCGCAAGTTCAAGACGCCGTGGGAGTGGGCCGTGTCGTCGCTGCGCGGGCTCGGCTGGCGCGACTCCGGCGACCTGAAGGTCGCGCCGCTGCTCACGCAGCTCGGCCAGCCGGTGTGGCGGCCCGGCTCGCCGGCAGGCTACGACGACGTTGCCGCGAGCTGGGCCGCGCCCGACGCGCTCGTGCGCCGTGTCGAGCTCGCGCAGCGGCTGGCCGCGCGCACGGGCGACCGGCTCGACCCGCGCACGCTCGGCAACACGCTGCTCGCCGGTTCGCTGAGCGCGCCGACCGCGACCGCGCTGTCGCGCGCCGAAAGCGCAACCACGTCGCTCGCGCTGCTGCTCGTATCGCCCGATTTCCAACGGAGATGA
- a CDS encoding NAD(P)/FAD-dependent oxidoreductase, translated as MHKVTSLPADDKMCGWYHTSRQRQPRPSHGGESSARWAVVGAGFTGLAAARQLALNFPDDEIILVDAQEVGFGTSGRNAGFAIDLPHDIGADDYIGDIPTARTTLKLNVLGQTILRRLVAEHGIDCAMSASGKYQAAVEARGIAVLDAYRRGLDKLGQPYEMIEGKDLPAHIGTSFYRKALFTPGTVLIQPSALVKGLADCLPPNVTLYEHTPITDVEYGDKIVLAHRNGRITVDKLVLANNAFGMRFGFLQHTMLPVFLYASLTRPLTGAEQAQLGGKPFWGVIPADPFGSTLRRTHDNRILVRNSFSFNPDGRPREKYLPRFAERHRLSFERRFPMLPDVEFEYTWSGSLALSQNHKGFFGQLAPNVYGALCCNGLGITRGTVTGTLLADWLAGKRSDLVDFLLATSGPNRTPPEPFLSLGVNSTLWWGQRKAGLES; from the coding sequence ATGCATAAGGTCACTTCGCTTCCAGCCGACGACAAGATGTGCGGCTGGTACCACACCAGCCGGCAGCGTCAGCCCAGGCCGTCGCACGGCGGGGAATCCAGCGCGCGCTGGGCCGTCGTGGGCGCGGGCTTCACCGGCCTGGCCGCCGCCCGGCAGCTCGCGCTGAATTTCCCGGATGACGAGATCATCCTGGTCGACGCGCAGGAAGTCGGCTTCGGCACCTCCGGGCGCAACGCCGGTTTCGCGATCGACCTGCCGCACGATATCGGCGCCGACGACTACATCGGCGACATCCCCACTGCCAGGACGACGCTGAAGCTGAACGTGCTCGGCCAGACGATCCTGCGCCGGCTCGTTGCCGAACACGGCATCGATTGCGCGATGAGCGCGTCCGGGAAATACCAGGCGGCCGTGGAAGCGCGCGGCATCGCCGTGCTCGACGCGTACCGCCGCGGTCTCGACAAGCTCGGCCAGCCGTACGAGATGATCGAGGGCAAGGATCTGCCCGCGCACATCGGCACGTCGTTCTACCGGAAGGCGCTGTTCACACCGGGCACCGTGCTGATCCAGCCGTCGGCGCTCGTGAAAGGGTTGGCCGACTGCCTGCCGCCGAACGTGACGCTGTACGAGCACACGCCGATCACCGACGTCGAGTACGGCGACAAGATCGTGCTCGCCCACCGCAACGGCCGGATCACGGTCGACAAGCTGGTGCTCGCGAACAACGCGTTCGGCATGCGCTTCGGCTTCCTGCAGCACACGATGCTGCCGGTCTTCCTGTATGCGAGCCTGACGCGGCCGCTGACCGGCGCCGAACAGGCGCAACTGGGCGGCAAGCCGTTCTGGGGCGTGATCCCGGCCGACCCGTTCGGCAGCACGCTGCGCCGCACGCACGACAACCGCATCCTGGTGCGCAACAGCTTCAGCTTCAACCCCGACGGCCGTCCGCGCGAGAAGTACCTGCCGCGTTTCGCCGAGCGGCACCGGTTGTCGTTCGAACGCCGCTTCCCGATGCTGCCGGACGTCGAATTCGAGTACACGTGGAGCGGTTCGCTGGCGCTGTCGCAGAACCACAAGGGATTCTTCGGGCAGCTTGCGCCGAACGTCTACGGCGCGCTGTGCTGCAACGGCCTCGGCATCACGCGCGGCACCGTGACGGGCACGCTGCTCGCCGACTGGCTGGCCGGCAAGCGCAGCGACCTGGTCGATTTCCTGCTGGCAACGTCGGGGCCGAACCGTACCCCGCCCGAGCCGTTCCTGTCGCTCGGCGTCAACTCGACCCTGTGGTGGGGGCAACGCAAGGCAGGACTCGAAAGCTGA
- a CDS encoding YXWGXW repeat-containing protein, whose product MKLSTSLRFAVACVAALAASAAFAQAVIVAPYAPPAPRVEVMPAPRAGYVWDQGHWHWRQGRYVWIPGHWQVVRVGYHWVPGHWAARGPAWRWVPGHWA is encoded by the coding sequence ATGAAGCTTTCCACCTCATTGCGGTTTGCCGTGGCATGCGTGGCCGCGCTCGCTGCGTCCGCTGCGTTCGCGCAGGCCGTCATCGTCGCGCCGTACGCGCCGCCGGCGCCTCGCGTCGAAGTGATGCCGGCGCCGCGCGCGGGCTACGTGTGGGACCAGGGCCACTGGCACTGGCGGCAGGGCCGCTACGTGTGGATTCCGGGCCACTGGCAAGTGGTTCGCGTCGGCTATCACTGGGTGCCGGGCCACTGGGCCGCACGCGGCCCGGCCTGGCGCTGGGTTCCGGGTCACTGGGCCTGA